Proteins from one Limanda limanda chromosome 9, fLimLim1.1, whole genome shotgun sequence genomic window:
- the lhx9 gene encoding LIM/homeobox protein Lhx9 isoform X3 codes for MEVVGCKREASSCKLRPGPGAMLFHGISGDHIQGIMEEMERRSKTESRLAKGMQLNGRESTMPSMSPEKPALCAGCGGKISDRYYLLAVDKQWHLRCLKCCECKLALESELTCFAKDGSIYCKDDYYRRFSVQRCARCHLGISASEMVMRARDSVYHLSCFTCTTCNKTLTTGDHFGMKDLLVYCRLHFEGLGGLPGPDYPPQLNFAELAAKGGGGLALPYFTGTGSAQKGRPRKRKSPAMGIDIPSYNTGCNENDTDHMDRDQGSYAPTQKTKRMRTSFKHHQLRTMKSYFAINHNPDAKDLKQLAQKTGLTKRVLQGEQILGHYSHTSRRLKIP; via the exons ATGGAAGTTGTGGGCTGCAAGAGAGAGGCAAGCAGTTGCAAGTTGCGTCCAGGACCGGGAGCCATGCTTTTCCACGGGATCTCCGGGGACCACATCCAAGGGatcatggaggagatggagaggaggtcGAAAACGGAGTCTCGGCTGGCGAAGGGCATGCAGCTGAACGGGAGAGAGTCG ACCATGCCCTCCATGAGCCCGGAGAAGCCTGCTCTGTGCGCCGGCTGCGGAGGGAAGATCTCGGACAGATATTACCTCCTGGCCGTGGACAAGCAGTGGCACCTGCGATGCCTCAAGTGCTGTGAATGTAAACTGGCGCTGGAGTCGGAGCTAACGTGTTTTGCAAAGGATGGAAGTATCTACTGCAAAGATGATTACTACAG AAGGTTCTCCGTGCAGAGGTGCGCGCGCTGCCACCTCGGGATCTCGGCCTCGGAGATGGTCATGCGAGCACGTGACTCCGTGTACCACCTGAGCTGCTTCACGTGCACCACGTGCAACAAGACCCTCACCACGGGGGACCACTTCGGCATGAAGGACCTGCTGGTGTACTGCCGCCTGCACTTCGAGGGCCTGGGGGGGCTGCCCGGCCCGGACTACCCCCCCCAGCTCAACTTCGCAGAGCTGGCGGCCAAGGGGGGGGGCGGCCTGGCGCTGCCCTACTTCACCGGCACCGGCAGTGCCCAGAAGGGCCggccgaggaagaggaagagcccGGCCATGGGGATCGATATACCCAGCTACAAcacag GCTGCAACGAGAATGACACGGATCACATGGACCGGGACCAGGGGTCCTACGCTCCGACGCAGAAGACCAAGCGCATGCGGACCTCCTTCAAACACCATCAGCTGCGGACAATGAAATCCTACTTTGCCATCAACCACAACCCAGATGCCAAGGACTTAAAGCAGCTGGCCCAGAAAACGGGCCTCACTAAGAGAGTTCTCCAG GGAGAACAAATCTTGGGGCATTACAGCCATACATCCCGACGTTTGAAAATTCCCTAA
- the lhx9 gene encoding LIM/homeobox protein Lhx9 isoform X2 → MEVVGCKREASSCKLRPGPGAMLFHGISGDHIQGIMEEMERRSKTESRLAKGMQLNGRESTMPSMSPEKPALCAGCGGKISDRYYLLAVDKQWHLRCLKCCECKLALESELTCFAKDGSIYCKDDYYRFSVQRCARCHLGISASEMVMRARDSVYHLSCFTCTTCNKTLTTGDHFGMKDLLVYCRLHFEGLGGLPGPDYPPQLNFAELAAKGGGGLALPYFTGTGSAQKGRPRKRKSPAMGIDIPSYNTGCNENDTDHMDRDQGSYAPTQKTKRMRTSFKHHQLRTMKSYFAINHNPDAKDLKQLAQKTGLTKRVLQVWFQNARAKFRRNVLRQENGVDKADGTSLPAPSSDSGALTPPSSAATLTDLTNPSITVVTSVTSSLDSHDSGSPSQTTLTNLF, encoded by the exons ATGGAAGTTGTGGGCTGCAAGAGAGAGGCAAGCAGTTGCAAGTTGCGTCCAGGACCGGGAGCCATGCTTTTCCACGGGATCTCCGGGGACCACATCCAAGGGatcatggaggagatggagaggaggtcGAAAACGGAGTCTCGGCTGGCGAAGGGCATGCAGCTGAACGGGAGAGAGTCG ACCATGCCCTCCATGAGCCCGGAGAAGCCTGCTCTGTGCGCCGGCTGCGGAGGGAAGATCTCGGACAGATATTACCTCCTGGCCGTGGACAAGCAGTGGCACCTGCGATGCCTCAAGTGCTGTGAATGTAAACTGGCGCTGGAGTCGGAGCTAACGTGTTTTGCAAAGGATGGAAGTATCTACTGCAAAGATGATTACTACAG GTTCTCCGTGCAGAGGTGCGCGCGCTGCCACCTCGGGATCTCGGCCTCGGAGATGGTCATGCGAGCACGTGACTCCGTGTACCACCTGAGCTGCTTCACGTGCACCACGTGCAACAAGACCCTCACCACGGGGGACCACTTCGGCATGAAGGACCTGCTGGTGTACTGCCGCCTGCACTTCGAGGGCCTGGGGGGGCTGCCCGGCCCGGACTACCCCCCCCAGCTCAACTTCGCAGAGCTGGCGGCCAAGGGGGGGGGCGGCCTGGCGCTGCCCTACTTCACCGGCACCGGCAGTGCCCAGAAGGGCCggccgaggaagaggaagagcccGGCCATGGGGATCGATATACCCAGCTACAAcacag GCTGCAACGAGAATGACACGGATCACATGGACCGGGACCAGGGGTCCTACGCTCCGACGCAGAAGACCAAGCGCATGCGGACCTCCTTCAAACACCATCAGCTGCGGACAATGAAATCCTACTTTGCCATCAACCACAACCCAGATGCCAAGGACTTAAAGCAGCTGGCCCAGAAAACGGGCCTCACTAAGAGAGTTCTCCAG GTTTGGTTCCAAAACGCAAGAGCCAAATTCAGAAGGAACGTTTTGCGACAGGAGAATGGAGTTGATAAGGCTGATGGCACCTCACTCCCTGCACCCTCATCCGACAGTGGGGCCCTGACCCCCCCCTCCAGCGCGGCCACACTAACAGACCTGACAAACCCCTCTATCACTGTAGTGACCTCCGTCACCTCTAGTTTGGACAGCCATGATTCGGGGAGCCCTTCACAAACTACCTTGACAAACCTTTTCTAA
- the lhx9 gene encoding LIM/homeobox protein Lhx9 isoform X1, producing the protein MEVVGCKREASSCKLRPGPGAMLFHGISGDHIQGIMEEMERRSKTESRLAKGMQLNGRESTMPSMSPEKPALCAGCGGKISDRYYLLAVDKQWHLRCLKCCECKLALESELTCFAKDGSIYCKDDYYRRFSVQRCARCHLGISASEMVMRARDSVYHLSCFTCTTCNKTLTTGDHFGMKDLLVYCRLHFEGLGGLPGPDYPPQLNFAELAAKGGGGLALPYFTGTGSAQKGRPRKRKSPAMGIDIPSYNTGCNENDTDHMDRDQGSYAPTQKTKRMRTSFKHHQLRTMKSYFAINHNPDAKDLKQLAQKTGLTKRVLQVWFQNARAKFRRNVLRQENGVDKADGTSLPAPSSDSGALTPPSSAATLTDLTNPSITVVTSVTSSLDSHDSGSPSQTTLTNLF; encoded by the exons ATGGAAGTTGTGGGCTGCAAGAGAGAGGCAAGCAGTTGCAAGTTGCGTCCAGGACCGGGAGCCATGCTTTTCCACGGGATCTCCGGGGACCACATCCAAGGGatcatggaggagatggagaggaggtcGAAAACGGAGTCTCGGCTGGCGAAGGGCATGCAGCTGAACGGGAGAGAGTCG ACCATGCCCTCCATGAGCCCGGAGAAGCCTGCTCTGTGCGCCGGCTGCGGAGGGAAGATCTCGGACAGATATTACCTCCTGGCCGTGGACAAGCAGTGGCACCTGCGATGCCTCAAGTGCTGTGAATGTAAACTGGCGCTGGAGTCGGAGCTAACGTGTTTTGCAAAGGATGGAAGTATCTACTGCAAAGATGATTACTACAG AAGGTTCTCCGTGCAGAGGTGCGCGCGCTGCCACCTCGGGATCTCGGCCTCGGAGATGGTCATGCGAGCACGTGACTCCGTGTACCACCTGAGCTGCTTCACGTGCACCACGTGCAACAAGACCCTCACCACGGGGGACCACTTCGGCATGAAGGACCTGCTGGTGTACTGCCGCCTGCACTTCGAGGGCCTGGGGGGGCTGCCCGGCCCGGACTACCCCCCCCAGCTCAACTTCGCAGAGCTGGCGGCCAAGGGGGGGGGCGGCCTGGCGCTGCCCTACTTCACCGGCACCGGCAGTGCCCAGAAGGGCCggccgaggaagaggaagagcccGGCCATGGGGATCGATATACCCAGCTACAAcacag GCTGCAACGAGAATGACACGGATCACATGGACCGGGACCAGGGGTCCTACGCTCCGACGCAGAAGACCAAGCGCATGCGGACCTCCTTCAAACACCATCAGCTGCGGACAATGAAATCCTACTTTGCCATCAACCACAACCCAGATGCCAAGGACTTAAAGCAGCTGGCCCAGAAAACGGGCCTCACTAAGAGAGTTCTCCAG GTTTGGTTCCAAAACGCAAGAGCCAAATTCAGAAGGAACGTTTTGCGACAGGAGAATGGAGTTGATAAGGCTGATGGCACCTCACTCCCTGCACCCTCATCCGACAGTGGGGCCCTGACCCCCCCCTCCAGCGCGGCCACACTAACAGACCTGACAAACCCCTCTATCACTGTAGTGACCTCCGTCACCTCTAGTTTGGACAGCCATGATTCGGGGAGCCCTTCACAAACTACCTTGACAAACCTTTTCTAA
- the c9h1orf53 gene encoding uncharacterized protein C1orf53 homolog has translation MFPQNHPGKAFVCGLILLRFNKRLLTMSVPNLSEESSGPPRRSGSVSRVHAGDRRSEPGTGTSSSREENQGRFSQEEMEVHRVHREACEAQKQLYVDPSSGYKVFTEYAHLQRGKCCGSACRHCPYDQVNVKDPAMKKQFNSLFYV, from the exons ATGTTCCCCCAGAACCACCCGGGGAAAGCCTTCGTCTGCGGACTGATCCTCCTCCGCTTCAATAAACGACTCTTAACGATGTCTGTCCCGAACCTGTCCGAGGAAAGCTCGGGTCCACCGAGGAGAAGCGGGTCCGTGTCCCGGGTCCATGCCGGGGACAGGCGGTCCGAGCCGGGGACAGGGACCAGCAGCAGCCGAGAGGAGAACCAGGGGAGGTTCTcccaggaagagatggaggtCCACAGGGTCCACAGAGAGGCGTGTGAG GCGCAGAAGCAGCTGTATGTCGACCCTTCCAGTGGGTACAAGGTGTTCACAGAGTATGCCCACCTTCAGAGAGGAAAATGCTGTGGCAGCGCGTGCAGACAT TGTCCGTATGACCAGGTCAACGTGAAGGACCCTGCAATGAAGAAACAGTTTAATTCCTTATTTTATGTATAG